The following DNA comes from Chitinophaga nivalis.
CCGGTATTATAGGGTGGATCAATAATGATCGCCTTTACTTTACCATAGTAGGATTTCTGAATGACTTTCAGCACGTCCAGGTTATCTCCTTCTATCAATACATTATTGGCCGTATCCCAGTTAACGGAATCCGCTATATCGGGGATGAGGGTATCGGTTACCGGTGTCTGTAATGTCTTATAGGCGGCTGTTTTACCTGCCCAATCCAGCTGATACCGTTCTCCTGTTGCGTCCTCATCTTCCATCTCTCCCAGCAATTGTTTCAGCTGTACGATGTCGATTTTATTTTCCGTGAAAGCCCCCGGTATCATTTCTTTTAACCGCTGCCTGATATCCGCTGCTATATTCAAAGACGTACCTTCCATAATTAACTGCGATTAATGCGTTTTGCTGTTTGTTTTAATGCCTCGCCAGCCAGTGGTTCTTCTTCCAGTATTTCCAATACTTTATCAGACAACCATACCACCAGCAAGGTATCTTCCGGCATTTCCAGGAACCGGGCCAGCTTACTGACCTGTTCGCGCTGGGCTTTTCGTTCGCCCCTCTCCAGTTTACTGACCAAGGCCGTATCCACCTCGATAGCCGCCGCTACCTGGCGTAACAGCAATCCTTTGTTTTCGCGGATTTCCCGAATGGTTTCACCAAAATTTTTCAATTACCAAATTTTTGACTTGTCAAGAAGTGTCAAATATAAAGAAAAGCAGGGATTGAGGAAGGGAATAGGTAAGATCTGCGCGATTGTCCGGATAGAAAATGTATACAGTAGGATCACCTGTCAGCGATCATCAGGAGCATACGGGTAAATAATAAATATTTCATCCGTAGTTTTATACAGCAATGTAAGCTGGATATTGTATTTTTCGGATAGCATGCCCTCAAATGAAACAGGTATCATTTGACTAGAAAATTATTATTTTTTACCCCGGAAACGAGCTTATACTTATCAGAAAAAGATAAATTGATTTTTTATTAAAAATAAATATCCGATGCAAACACTGATCAATAATAAAGATTATGAAGGGATTCAAAAGGCGCTTTCTCAAAATCCTTCATTAGCCAATGAAGGGATACCTTTTGACGAAACGAATACTGCCAAAGCTCATCCACTCCATAGGATCTGTGATGGTGTATTTGCCAATACCTATACGGATCAGGAAGCCGTTGAAATGGCCCGGATATTTTTAGCATATGGCGCAAATATTAATGGTTATGGATTAACCGAAGAACAGGATACTCCCCTTACTGCGGCAGCCAGCCTGCATGCGGAGGAAGTAGGTATTTTATATATAGAAAACGGCGCAGCGATTCACCATGCAGGATGTCATGGGGGCACTGCTTTACACTGGGCAGCCTGGGTGGGAAGAGATAAGCTGTTAGCACGGCTGCTCCGGGAAAAAGCAGACATTCATAAGCGATGTATTGATTTTAAAGGCACTCCGCTTTTGTGGGCTGTCCATGGATTCAAATATGGCGGTCAGGAAAACAGGTATAACCAGATTGAATGCGTCCGGCTATTGCTCGAGGCAGGCGCCGACAAAACGGTTCCTAACGTGGAAGATATCACACCATTCGAGTTTCTTGACGAAGAGGATACTGCATTAATCAGCCTGTTGAAATAGCACGACAGGGCATATTGTGGGCCGGTGATCGTTCGCTTGTCTGTTCAAACCGGAACTATTGCACATAATACAGTGTCTACTATTAGTGCTATCACCAGGCAGCACCCAATCATATTTTCACAGAAAAGGATAAAACATTTTTTGAAAATGTTTTATCCTTTTCTGTAACAGCCAATGACTTTCCTTTAATTTAGGAGATATTCATTCTCCTGTAAATAGTGCATCGCTTCTTTAACTGCTTCCACAGTATTTTTCGGATGAAACCCCAGTTCTGTCCTTGCTTTTGAGATATCGAAGTTTTGTTGCAATCCCGAAAACAGGGCGATATCTTTGGTAGTGAGTACAGGAGCTTTCTCACTTATTTTGCTTCCCGTTTCCATCAGCCATGCCACGGCATATAATATTGGTTTGGAAACTGCTACCGGTAGTTTTAATTTCAATGCCGGAAATAGTTCCTGTGCTATCCTCGTTGTTTCTTTGATGGAGGTACATTTTTCATTTGCCAGAATATATCGCTCACCGTTTTTCCCTTTGGTAGCTGCCAGGTAGCATCCTTCAGCTACATCTTTTACGTCAATCCAATTTAAGGTGATATTTGTTTCCACAGGAATCTGCTTTTGTAAAATCAAACGGATAATGTTGTACGATACATTCAGTGGTGCAAATGCAGTACTACCTATCATTGCGGCGGGTAATACGGCCACTAATTCAATAGCATATTTTTCAGCCAATTCAAAAGCCAGTTTTTCTCCATCATTTTTTGAATTGTAGTACATATCTCTACGATCAGGATTATAACCATTACTCTCTTTTGCAGGAAGCTTCGTATAGTCTAAGGCGGCTATTGAACTTACATAAACAATCTTTCTCACGCCTGCTTCCACGGCGGCTTCTATAGTATTACGGGTACCATCCATATTTACCTCGTAAATCTCTTTCCGGGGATCTTTCGCCCATAATTTGAAAGACGCGCCTACCGCATAAAAGGTATCCACACCCTGCAATGCCTTTACAAACGATGCTTTGTCTGTAATATCGGCTTGTACCACTTCGCAGTTTAATCCGGCAAAAGGTAGTTTGTTTTTTATGTTACGTACCGAAGCTCTTACAGGAATACCTTTACTGAGCAGTAATCTCACCAGGTTATTTCCAAGATGCCCGTTTGCGCCTGAAACGAGTGCTAAATTTGTTTGTTCCATCTGCTATAGTTTTAAATGACCAGACAAAGGTCTGTCTTGCCTATTCAAAACCACTTCACAAATGTTACCTAATGATTTGTTTACGGATACGGCTCAAACTTTTAGGGTTCATTCCCAGAAAAGAGGCAATGTATTGTACCGGCACATGATGCAAAAATTCAGGATGTTCATCCATCAGTTTTTTATACCGTTGTTCTGCAGTAAGTGTAGCCAGTTCTTTTGAACGATTCTCGTTGTACGCTAAGGACTGTTGAAAAACCCAAATACTAAAATCTTTAAATGGGGCACTCTCTTGCGTAAGGGTTTCCAGATCAGCTTTTGTAATGCGTAATAGTGCACAGTCTGTTATACATTCCAGGTTTTCATCGGATATCGTCTGATTGATAAAATTAACGTACGAAGTAATAAAACCAGGCGGACAATTGATATGCGTTGTCACTTCATCCCCTTTATCATTGTAGTGAAATAACCTTACAAATCCCGAAACTACAAAATAAAGGCACTTCGGCACTTTGCCTTCTTCTTCAACCACCCGGTTTTTAGGGAGAAGCACCGGCTCGAAATACTGTCTGCATAATACTTTATCGTGTTCGCCAAGTGTTATCTTTTGTGAAATAAGGTTTAGTAACTGCTCATACATAATATTCTATTTTTCAGAAAATGCGAAAGTAATTATAATACATTCAGGTGTAAAAAACCGATAGATGATTGATACAGACCCACTCATTGAAAATTTGTTCAAAGCGGCTTCAAAACCCGCCTGTACTATTATAAAGCACTTTTTCTACCTTATCCTTTACAACCAGGAGGAAAGGCTATTTATCTACAGCGACAATTTTCATCATTCAAGAGGGCCGACAATCACTTACCGGCCCTCTTGAGTTATAGTATGTATCATTAACGTTGCAGCACTATTTTACCCGTATACATTTCTTTTTTACCAGTAATGATTTGCAGGATGTATACACCTCCCTGTTTTTGTTTCAAATTTAGTCCATTCCTGGTTAAAACTTCCTCTTGTAATATATGCCCGTTTATATCTTTAACTGCAACCCGACTTCCGGTAAAATCAACATTTCCGTTAAACATCACTTCTCCTGTTGTTGGATTAGGGAAACAGTTCAAACGTTTTACTGTAATGTCAACAGGATGATTTGTTGCAGCTGTCAGCGGAGGCCTGCAATTATTTACGATTACTTTAACCGGCTTACGCAGCGGGTATTCACATTCATATCCTGAAGTGACGTAGTAAGTGGTCGTTACCGCCGGACGTACTTTGAAATAATTCCCTGTATACAACAAACTACCTCCTGTAGGCGCATTGTACCACCTGATAGGAGGAAGACTGGTTCCCGGAATATAGGCGTACAAAGTAGCACTGTCTCCCCGGCAGATCCTTACACTATCTGCATCTGTATTCGGTAATTTGGCATATCCTCCTGCATTAAACAGCTTATGAACGGTATCCGATTTACATCCGGAAACAGGATCTGCCGCCTGTATATAAACATCAACCGTAGAAGGAGGGTACGATAAGTAT
Coding sequences within:
- a CDS encoding helix-turn-helix domain-containing protein; the encoded protein is MKNFGETIREIRENKGLLLRQVAAAIEVDTALVSKLERGERKAQREQVSKLARFLEMPEDTLLVVWLSDKVLEILEEEPLAGEALKQTAKRINRS
- a CDS encoding ankyrin repeat domain-containing protein, with amino-acid sequence MQTLINNKDYEGIQKALSQNPSLANEGIPFDETNTAKAHPLHRICDGVFANTYTDQEAVEMARIFLAYGANINGYGLTEEQDTPLTAAASLHAEEVGILYIENGAAIHHAGCHGGTALHWAAWVGRDKLLARLLREKADIHKRCIDFKGTPLLWAVHGFKYGGQENRYNQIECVRLLLEAGADKTVPNVEDITPFEFLDEEDTALISLLK
- a CDS encoding NAD-dependent epimerase/dehydratase family protein, with the protein product MEQTNLALVSGANGHLGNNLVRLLLSKGIPVRASVRNIKNKLPFAGLNCEVVQADITDKASFVKALQGVDTFYAVGASFKLWAKDPRKEIYEVNMDGTRNTIEAAVEAGVRKIVYVSSIAALDYTKLPAKESNGYNPDRRDMYYNSKNDGEKLAFELAEKYAIELVAVLPAAMIGSTAFAPLNVSYNIIRLILQKQIPVETNITLNWIDVKDVAEGCYLAATKGKNGERYILANEKCTSIKETTRIAQELFPALKLKLPVAVSKPILYAVAWLMETGSKISEKAPVLTTKDIALFSGLQQNFDISKARTELGFHPKNTVEAVKEAMHYLQENEYLLN
- a CDS encoding Crp/Fnr family transcriptional regulator, producing the protein MYEQLLNLISQKITLGEHDKVLCRQYFEPVLLPKNRVVEEEGKVPKCLYFVVSGFVRLFHYNDKGDEVTTHINCPPGFITSYVNFINQTISDENLECITDCALLRITKADLETLTQESAPFKDFSIWVFQQSLAYNENRSKELATLTAEQRYKKLMDEHPEFLHHVPVQYIASFLGMNPKSLSRIRKQIIR